The proteins below are encoded in one region of Bifidobacterium catenulatum DSM 16992 = JCM 1194 = LMG 11043:
- the galE gene encoding UDP-glucose 4-epimerase GalE, whose product MTVLVTGGCGYIGAHVVHALHQAGEQVVVVDDLSYGKPTRIEGSRLYGMDIAAPGAGERLAEIMKAEGVDSVIHFAARKQVGESVEKPLWYYQQNINGMLNVLIGMRDSGAKKLVFSSSAATYGVPPVDVVPEDVVPMLPINPYGQTKLFGEWMARACEEPYGIRFCGLRYFNVAGCGPVELEDPAILNLIPMLFDRLKKGKAPAIFGDDYPTPDGTCVRDYIHVSDLADAHIAALKYLDRDERKYDAFNVGTGEGTSVRQIVDEVKKVTGLPFKEAVMGRRAGDPPHLIGSPKRINEEMGWHAQYSVEDIVKSAWAAWQANPEHHIDVETWKQAD is encoded by the coding sequence ATGACAGTTCTCGTCACTGGTGGGTGCGGCTACATCGGCGCCCACGTCGTCCACGCTCTTCATCAGGCCGGCGAACAGGTCGTCGTCGTTGACGATCTGAGCTACGGCAAGCCGACCCGCATCGAAGGCTCCCGCCTGTACGGCATGGATATCGCCGCTCCGGGTGCCGGCGAACGTCTCGCCGAAATCATGAAGGCCGAAGGCGTCGACTCCGTCATTCATTTCGCCGCTCGAAAGCAGGTCGGCGAATCCGTTGAGAAGCCGCTGTGGTACTACCAGCAGAACATCAACGGCATGCTCAACGTACTCATCGGCATGCGCGACTCCGGCGCCAAGAAGCTCGTCTTCTCCTCTTCCGCAGCCACCTACGGCGTTCCGCCGGTCGACGTGGTGCCGGAAGACGTCGTTCCGATGCTGCCGATTAACCCGTACGGCCAGACCAAGCTGTTCGGCGAGTGGATGGCTCGCGCCTGCGAAGAGCCGTACGGCATTCGCTTCTGCGGTCTGCGCTACTTCAACGTGGCCGGCTGCGGTCCGGTCGAGCTCGAGGATCCGGCAATCCTGAACCTCATTCCGATGCTGTTCGACCGCCTGAAGAAGGGCAAGGCTCCGGCGATCTTCGGCGACGACTACCCGACTCCGGACGGCACCTGCGTGCGCGACTACATCCACGTCTCCGATCTGGCCGACGCCCACATCGCCGCCCTGAAGTATCTGGACCGCGACGAGCGCAAGTACGACGCCTTCAATGTCGGCACCGGCGAAGGCACCTCCGTGCGCCAGATCGTCGATGAGGTCAAGAAGGTCACCGGCCTGCCGTTCAAGGAGGCCGTCATGGGCCGTCGCGCGGGCGATCCGCCGCACCTGATCGGTTCCCCGAAGCGCATCAACGAAGAGATGGGCTGGCACGCACAGTACAGCGTGGAAGACATCGTGAAGTCCGCCTGGGCAGCATGGCAGGCCAATCCGGAACACCACATCGACGTCGAAACCTGGAAGCAGGCCGACTGA
- the trmB gene encoding tRNA (guanosine(46)-N7)-methyltransferase TrmB, whose translation MQEDVNTPTENQVNGENEQNMSKTQGELQADAGQRPALYGRKVLSFVRRSARLDARLQRAWDTYADTYLLNINAGEGSLDVRNDLVFDQPYIAEAWGNANPLIVEIGTGQGENVVAAAAEHPEMNFLALEVYDPGVAHTMLLAGKQGLANLRIAQVNAPELFKAAADGSIAEVWTFFPDPWPKMRHHKRRIVQPELAGEIHRTLQAGGVWRIATDIEDYALHVHEVMDGIEGFHNDGTLTVSLPVEHVGKGNADEAASLRHADFSESERFSGRVLTNFEKKGLAAGRVIHDFTYRRV comes from the coding sequence ATGCAAGAAGATGTGAACACGCCGACTGAAAATCAAGTAAACGGCGAAAACGAACAAAACATGTCAAAAACGCAAGGTGAACTACAGGCTGATGCTGGTCAGCGTCCTGCCTTGTATGGGCGCAAGGTGCTTTCCTTCGTGCGTCGTTCCGCCAGGCTCGACGCGCGCTTGCAGCGTGCATGGGATACCTATGCCGATACCTATCTTTTGAATATCAATGCAGGTGAAGGTTCCCTTGACGTGCGAAACGATCTGGTGTTCGACCAGCCGTATATTGCGGAAGCGTGGGGCAATGCCAATCCTCTGATTGTGGAAATCGGCACCGGTCAAGGCGAAAACGTTGTTGCCGCGGCCGCCGAACACCCAGAAATGAATTTTCTGGCGCTCGAAGTTTACGATCCGGGTGTGGCACACACCATGCTGCTTGCGGGCAAACAAGGCCTTGCCAATCTGCGCATCGCACAGGTCAACGCTCCCGAACTCTTCAAGGCCGCCGCAGATGGCTCGATCGCCGAAGTGTGGACTTTCTTCCCTGATCCATGGCCCAAGATGCGTCATCACAAGCGCCGTATCGTACAACCGGAGCTTGCCGGTGAGATTCATCGCACGCTGCAGGCTGGAGGAGTGTGGCGTATCGCTACCGATATTGAAGACTATGCATTGCATGTGCATGAGGTCATGGATGGTATTGAAGGATTCCATAATGACGGCACGTTGACGGTGAGTCTGCCGGTTGAGCATGTCGGCAAGGGAAATGCCGACGAAGCCGCAAGTCTGCGACACGCCGATTTCAGTGAATCCGAACGTTTTTCTGGTCGAGTTTTGACGAATTTCGAGAAAAAAGGACTTGCTGCCGGTCGTGTGATTCATGACTTCACCTATCGCCGCGTATGA